The Branchiostoma floridae strain S238N-H82 chromosome 8, Bfl_VNyyK, whole genome shotgun sequence genome has a segment encoding these proteins:
- the LOC118420514 gene encoding gastrula zinc finger protein XlCGF49.1-like produces MATPAVSHLEKEKGSNGRGEDLPRTHTCGECDKEFRQPNDLKRHMRTHTGEKPFRCEDCGKQFSELSNLKRHMRTHTGERPYKCDKCNKRCSDKGNLKRHMRVHTDEKPHKCEDCGRQFSELSNLKKHIRTHTGEKPYRCDECSKQFSELSNLKRHMQAHTGERSYKCEECGRQFSQLGDLKSHMRTHTGEKPYRCEECGKQFSVLCNLKQHMKTHTGEKPYRCEECSRQFSRLGQLQIHMRTHTGEKPYRCNECGKQFSHHSNLKRHMRNHTALQM; encoded by the coding sequence ATGGCGACCCCGGCTGTATCTCATCTGGAAAAAGAGAAGGGAAGTAATGGACGTGGAGAGGATCTTCCTCGTACCCACACGTGTGGCGAGTGCGACAAGGAGTTTcgtcaaccgaatgacttgaaaagacacatgcgtactcacactggcgagaaaccatTTAGGTGTGAGGATTGCGGCAAACAGTTTAGTGAGCTGAGTAATTTGAAGaggcatatgagaacccacactggtgaaAGACCGTATAAGTGTGATAAGTGTAACAAACGGTGTAGCGACAAGGGCAatctaaagagacacatgcgggTCCATACTGATGAGAAACCTCACAAATGTGAGGATTGTGgcagacagttcagtgagctgagtaatctgaagaagcatatacggactcacaccggtgagaaaccttataggtgcgatgaatgcagcaaacagttcagtgagctgagtAATCTAAAGAGACATATGCAGGCTCATACCGGTGAGAGgtcttacaaatgtgaggagtgcggcagacagttcagtcaacTTGGTGATCTAAAGAGCCACATGCGGacccacaccggtgagaagccctatagGTGTGAAGAATGCGGCAAACAGTTCAGTGTGCTGTGTAATCTCAAACAGCATATGAAgactcatactggtgagaaaccttacagatgtgaggagtgcagcagacaatTTAGTCGGTTGGGTCAGCTGCAgattcacatgcggactcataccggtgagaagccctatagGTGTAACGAATGCGGCAAACAGTTTAGTCATCAtagtaatctgaagagacatatgaGGAACCACACagccttacagatgtga